The Aspergillus flavus chromosome 2, complete sequence region TCTCACAAagaataaagataatatcaTTGGAGGCTATCAATAGCTCCCTGTATCAATGGACGTTTCACAGACCCTGCCAATTATTATCTGCCCTGCAATGTTTCTCAATGGACAGCGAAAGGCTGTAATTCTATTCGGTTCTGTAATCTATGATACTGAGCTTTGACATCATATCTGCATTCGGTAATCACAACATAAGTTACTCCATAATTCGACCTCTACTTCTTGACTTAGGATTTATAGCATATTCAActcaataaaaataaaattcatGCTCATTGATTGGAAGAGATGCTGAGTAGTGCTGATGTCAAAAAACTGCAAGTTACATACGCAATCCACAGGCGAGCAGTGGAAATTACTCATAGGAAAATGCAGTATCTCGGTGCGTCGTTACTGTATTCATATGTACAAAACATCATGTGGTCCATTAATGGTTTTTCTCTCCAACATCCAGTGCAACCAGAAATCGACTAACACAGTTATAAGCTGCTGCGGTAGCAGTGATCTCCACAACCTCTCGATCATTGTAAAGTCCTTTCAATTCTTGAAACACATCCTCGGGCACAGTAACAGTTTTTGTCATGGCGTCAGTATACTTCAGCACCGCTGCCTCCTCGGGACTTAGCACCTTCTCTTGTACTTTCTGGGGGATATCAGCCTGAGCATCACGAACGACCTCCACCGCTTCTGCACTACATCCACCCTCCATGAGCAAGGGTGAGTGTTGATCCCATTCGAACCAGGCTCCGTTGATCACAGCGATGCGGCAGATGATCAGTTCACGAATAGCTTGGGAGAGGCTAGTGCGGGTTCGGATAGCCCCAATGAACGAATTCCACCCATCGGCAACTGGGAATGAATGCAAAAGGGCGAGATCGAGAGGTATTAAGCCCTTTTCACCGCGTCGGGTCTGCACCCGATTGAGGATATCTGCCTCTTCgggagtagtagtagggGGCGGGTTGGGGACATATGGAAGACGCATGTCGAAAAGAATTCTACTTAGTAGCTGTAGTTCTTCGGGCTACTAAGGATAGGGAAGCGGAAGATGGTTGTCTTGTTTGACTATCGAAAAGTGAGTTTGGATTAATCAACTAATCTAGAATGGGTATACTAACCTTCTCTGACGAATAGAAGCGGTGCCCTTGACCAAGACAATATACGGGGATTATgttcaaagaaaaaaaaggtctTTAATTTTGTCAAAGGCTAAGGCAAATGGGAAGATACCACAATTTATGCCGAGTCATTTATCGTCTGGTCGTACCCCACGAGTCGCGGAAAAGTACGCGGGATGGAAGCCGCAGCCGCGGGTTGAACTATAAAGTCTCCCCGCAGACAGCTCCTTCGGTTATCAACAGCTGCCGGATACGACTTTTACGTGATCATAAATTAACTTACTCGTAACAAACCAGGCTAAGATCTTCTCTATCACCTAAATTCCTAGCAAGGGGCTCCGTGTCTACTAAAAGAAAGCCATGCTGCTAGGATGATGATTGCATTATATATAATGTTTGCTACGCTTCGCTTCGCTGCGCAATCAATCCGGAACGAGGGGTACATACAAAGTAGCTGCTATAGTTCTATTGAGCACAGGAGCAAAGTTCTCTTAGAATCTTTTATGGTCATTGTCAGCTCATGAAATGAAGACAACTTTTTAGTTTAAATGAAGCTCAAGGATATATCCACCAATATATATGCTAACCAACGTCTTGCCAAAAATACTGGTAATGGCACTTACATGATGTGCTAATATTGTACAGCGAGGAATGACCTCTGGATTCCTGTCAATAGTTTGGCAATTTGGGGTTGATATGGACGAATGCTAGTTTTGTGACAGTCTGATATACTCCTCGATTATAGTCATTCACTTTTGTCGATTAATCTCAAATTGCTCACGAGTCTATTGCTCCGATAGTAGCATACTTTCTACTCGCGAAAATCGGTGTACTTCTCATCTGAGCCATGTGGCTTCAAGATAGTGACAGGGTGAGTATCTTGTTAAATCCCAGATAAATGCGACTTCACAAGGATTCAGTTATGGGGAAGTTGTCGAGGCAATTATGAATACACGACCTAGGATATTTGCTTGTTTGTGGTTCACCAGACTACAGGATATACTATAACGAGTTCTGTGACTTTAAATGAGGTCTACTTTGATACATATACTCAAAGAAACGTTCTCAATTGTTTGTCTGACCGTATGGGAAGATGGGGCGTTCGAACTCGTACGTGGTTGAGCCTACTACTAAAAGCACTATCAGGGGGTGCAATGAATTCAGCCGTCTTACTGGCGTGATATCAGAATTATATGAAATCTGTCTACTCTCAAGATTGTACTCTAATGTAGTCAGGTCCTATATGACTCTCGTTCTCTATAGGTCACATTATCATACCGACCACTTTCACCGAGGAACTATGGCCAGCGGCGATGCCATCATGCGGTATGGTTACTATGATGAAATATTGCTTAAGACACTTGACCCGAAACGGTCACCAGCGACCAATGTGAAGTGACTGTGAAGCGTAAATAAACAAAGATAAACTGCATGTTCCACAGGAGTGACAGGAAGATTTATTATGATATGCATTTGCTATGCAACCGAGTCTAACTGTATTTACAGTGGACGCTAACGCTTCTTGGCACAGGTCATCAGGTCTCCACCGCCCAAAACACTGAATTCCCTCAGGGAGCATACGCTAGATTACTTAGTCCAACTCCATACAGTCTCCGCTCTCCAATTCTCAACTGATGGTAAACACTCACTCGTAGTGAGAACGAGAATTAGCGACACAAGATGCCTCCGAAGTCCGCGAAACCAACCAGCGATGAGCTTCTCGCTCAATTTGACGACCTAGGGGTCGACTCGACCGCGGACCAGCCTACCTCCAAGCCAGCTACAACAGCTACCACGGCGCAAACTGAAGACGATATTCTTGCCGAACTTGATAACCTAGCCTCCCAGCGTCCTAGCAGTGGACCCGGTACCCCACGTCTATCGACAAATGAGCCCAGGCCGGCCATCAAATCCCCTAAACCTGCTGCAACTACCCCCTCAACTGGACGTTCTAGTGAGGACAAACCCGCGCCCCGTAAGTCCACGGAGAGTGTCCGGGTTTCATTTGCAGTAAACAAAGATACGGATGTACAGCCATCCAAGACCGAGAAACCAGCAGCCAAAGAGCCCGCCTCaagcggtggtggtggtggatggtggGGAGGCCTTTTCGCAACTGCGACTGCGACCGCCAGTGCTGCAATGAAGCAGGCCGAGGCGGCCGTGAAGGAAATTCAACAGAATGAAGAAGCACAGAAATGGGCTCAGCAGGTGAAAGGAAATGTCGGTGCTCTGAAAGACTTCGGTATGTATCGTCCGTATACAGCTAGCACAATTTTCTGCTAACGAATGTTATCAAGGTGGTGAGCTTCGAAGCATGGCAATCCCTACGTTTACCAATCTTATCCACACTCTTGCGCCCCCGATCTCGTCCCATGAACGCCTTCAAATCCACGTCACTCACGACATCTCGGGTTACCCGGCCATTGATCCACTTGTTTACGCTGTCTTCGCTCGCGTGATGTCCCAGGTAGAAGGTGGGGATCTTCTTGTGATTCAACGGGGTCAAGAATCTGCGCCAAAACGGGGGTTAGATATAACAGGTAGTCAGTCTACCCCTGGCTGGCGCGATGGC contains the following coding sequences:
- a CDS encoding 4-carboxymuconolactone decarboxylase family protein, translating into MRLPYVPNPPPTTTPEEADILNRVQTRRGEKGLIPLDLALLHSFPVADGWNSFIGAIRTRTSLSQAIRELIICRIAVINGAWFEWDQHSPLLMEGGCSAEAVEVVRDAQADIPQKVQEKVLSPEEAAVLKYTDAMTKTVTVPEDVFQELKGLYNDREVVEITATAAAYNCVSRFLVALDVGEKNH
- a CDS encoding maintenance of telomere capping protein 1 — encoded protein: MPPKSAKPTSDELLAQFDDLGVDSTADQPTSKPATTATTAQTEDDILAELDNLASQRPSSGPGTPRLSTNEPRPAIKSPKPAATTPSTGRSSEDKPAPRKSTESVRVSFAVNKDTDVQPSKTEKPAAKEPASSGGGGGWWGGLFATATATASAAMKQAEAAVKEIQQNEEAQKWAQQVKGNVGALKDFGGELRSMAIPTFTNLIHTLAPPISSHERLQIHVTHDISGYPAIDPLVYAVFARVMSQVEGGDLLVIQRGQESAPKRGLDITGSQSTPGWRDGPWWRTVLPGTPRSISAVRGSVEASKLARASAESYATEFFSAKGGVEEAAKQASQVLSESNPVRSSDIFLAIQAISQSSSTEQFQAGPTTDQTPPGVVDVPSATEEEVTFALYLHDPIHGIAFHTISQAVPQKWIDWLDAAVPATEDTTADDMWHRAPVPEDIAEIIESGGVDPREWAAEWIEEALTLAIGVVAQRYVARRMGVGEAGAGKGKMRAEQASVVESGAGEVARAL